In Ipomoea triloba cultivar NCNSP0323 chromosome 15, ASM357664v1, one genomic interval encodes:
- the LOC116007673 gene encoding uncharacterized protein LOC116007673, producing MASNGREARRRRIVDKGSDRLALITGQIQNLQPGAESESPEARHSHTASCPPYLSRDHQQPDHPSLGAIAEDKIAGHLSGNHASGIQPSQNNNYEGENRTGPFIRKCESHKEANRAAAADRRSKEPAQASSAANSSISASGGGHHNEMSNYPNIFTPYKIISAIKACETPRIRCSLAAAVIVVLCYVGFPILGSGAVKSIILFRPLIFLLLTNISIVVSHILLDKGTVKIQPEASNGPSADDTDLADQVGKALENGLMAQKIIGALFIDSSVYAISVICSISFAQKLGW from the exons ATGGCATCCAACGGCAGAGAGGCGCGACGACGCCGTATCGTGGATAAAGGATCCGACCGCCTTGCTCTCATCACCGGCCAGATCCAGAACCTCCAGCCCGGCGCCGAATCCGAATCCCCTGAAGCCCGACATTCCCACACCGCCTCATGTCCTCCCTATCTCTCTCGCGATCACCAACAGCCCGACCATCCTTCCCTCG GCGCTATTGCTGAGGACAAGATTGCTGGCCACTTGTCGGGAAATCATGCCTCTGGTATTCAGCCTAGCCAGAACAATAATTATGAAGGTGAAAACAGAACAGGTCCTTTTATTCGCAAATGTGAATCCCACAAAGAAGCCAACAGAGCTGCAGCCGCGGATCGTCGCAGCAAAGAACCAGCTCAGGCCTCATCTGCTGCGAATTCTAGCATTTCTGCTTCTGGAGGGGGTCATCATAATGAAATGAGCAATTATCCAAATATTTTCACAccatataaaattatttctgCTATTAAAGCCTGTGAGACTCCCCGCATTCGCTGCTCTCTAGCAGCTGCTGTTATAGTAGTTTTATGTTATGTTGGGTTCCCCATCCTGGGCTCTGGTGCAGTTAAGAGTATCATTCTTTTCAGACCACTGATTTTTCTTCTGCTGACCAACATATCAATTGTtgttagtcatattcttttagaTAAAGGGACTGTAAAGATTCAACCAGAAGCAAGCAATGGCCCTTCTGCAGATGACACTGATTTGGCCGATCAAGTTGGGAAGGCTCTGGAGAATGGGTTGATGGCGCAGAAGATTATCGGTGCCCTTTTCATCGACAGTAGTGTTTATGCAATATCAGTTATCTGCAGCATTTCCTTTGCACAGAAGCTGGGATGGTAA